In a single window of the Aminomonas paucivorans DSM 12260 genome:
- a CDS encoding Synerg-CTERM sorting domain-containing protein: MHEDKRRNPLFSLSLLQVLRRSWPGVLLLLAIPLLALLPRPGLLTGDTTSTDPLEGHREFLIYSLIAQSNSKGYLASQDQTDLNLPFSFQSGGSIGAPLSAFDSNADDTYSHALAWGRDGRGDFVLEARVFHDKGEDKTGAISLVATYVGESSPAYTLKRFDTPSPPAKTDDNRVEQSRCVDMAALDIDGDGIRDFVVVYGSTASGGKLKAVAINGNLTGSGGLAVKEVTGWTSSDGNVHLVPNVRAVAGDFLGDGTPAVAWLAAEQNDTHQPTEKDGSYVLWACSFGRDFFTNGTKTLSSPQILDKGFSKNLTGECDLAAGDLDGDGTDEILPVTAGRVQDDVDGYGVHSYSALSDVYSYRFASGALTKLAHNSDTHRIGGQDAHGTAHDFPMWAPVRCGAGDIDGDGKDELVWVSSGNMKDDNYGCFVFRMVEGSSSSLSYSYNDEYDGNWTGPPMSDGIEFDLTVGPISSAYALPNATNGNLVKRQVILAWRSGDNDNCLALRGITWTGSDFVDGNVKNSFKLDDMSGVKGLYLALGDWNDQSFALGDPVHYTAYGSISPIVVLQEPPKHFDLVDGVSIDAFRSLSGFQSQFQLNNTSSATTATTNVTDWSVGAQTQGSLTWGHLFKWNLTSTLSAAMNGKKTDLDKQVAQQSTTSVAAAENDDQVYFTVQDLDVWRYPILNETATDASGNVGPAWYQIVVPIPGDAPVNASVCGTNLEWYQPVHENGNLLSYPNSIARISDHPSGNTGDLTSAAAFDTGYNEVSQNWTWTNSQFTESGNTLGGNLGASLTFGVASRPKKKGDPNGWNASIGVTGDGAYSHAVTTKSDFSNSTGLKVQKPNTNDAVLAGPIPWNHLVYGVTAQVFQAQKGYLTMGFAPNLTGNGAGDFWTGRDQTYDMPYYEKPDPALNLPRKYVSTPYRDSNGFDRHKWLLSDASASHDIRGIYFTTTAGTPGSVLPDSSTSNLGVDLPKGQSLYVNCRIYNYSFLPVSNVKVRFYYAPYNPQPGQTGEGSPVEIGTVTVPQIPGWTAAGDPNWAWAQVLWNTASLSSVSPTDTYMVRVRIDPEGEIAEIHDDGDPAENNTGRYEVALVDPADLDLSSSAVSGTQKGVGAIQIPSCDIVVPQDSLSVSKTEAAAGDQVLVNASVLLSGTDRKRPLVRVGFYDGDPDRGGKLFDLRRIPLLTPNVPYGVQAVFHPTTSGTHVLYAKVLSEVGNRKSGQTASVSVQVSGGGGGGSGSGGGGGCDAAGLGWWGLLLLLPLVARRRQ, from the coding sequence GACGGTCGCGGGGACTTTGTCCTGGAGGCCCGGGTCTTCCACGACAAGGGGGAAGACAAGACCGGGGCCATCTCCCTGGTGGCCACCTACGTGGGGGAATCCTCCCCCGCCTATACCCTCAAGCGCTTCGACACCCCCTCCCCTCCCGCCAAGACCGACGACAACCGGGTGGAACAGAGCCGGTGCGTGGACATGGCGGCCCTGGACATCGATGGGGACGGAATCCGGGACTTCGTGGTGGTCTACGGCAGCACTGCCTCCGGGGGGAAACTCAAGGCGGTGGCCATCAACGGCAACCTGACCGGCAGCGGAGGCCTCGCCGTGAAGGAGGTCACCGGCTGGACCAGCAGCGACGGGAACGTCCACCTGGTGCCCAATGTCCGGGCCGTGGCGGGGGACTTCCTGGGGGACGGCACCCCGGCGGTGGCCTGGCTGGCGGCGGAGCAGAACGACACCCACCAGCCTACGGAGAAGGACGGTTCCTACGTCCTCTGGGCCTGTTCCTTCGGGAGAGATTTCTTCACCAACGGGACCAAGACCCTATCCTCACCCCAGATCCTGGACAAGGGTTTCAGCAAGAACCTGACCGGGGAGTGTGACCTGGCGGCGGGGGACCTGGACGGGGACGGGACCGACGAGATCCTCCCCGTGACCGCGGGTCGGGTTCAGGACGACGTGGACGGTTACGGCGTCCATAGCTACAGTGCCTTGTCGGACGTCTACTCCTACCGCTTCGCTTCGGGGGCCCTTACCAAGTTGGCCCACAACTCCGACACCCACCGGATCGGGGGCCAGGACGCCCACGGCACGGCCCACGACTTCCCCATGTGGGCCCCGGTGCGCTGCGGTGCCGGGGACATCGACGGGGACGGGAAGGACGAACTGGTCTGGGTCTCCTCGGGCAACATGAAGGACGACAACTACGGCTGTTTCGTCTTCCGGATGGTGGAAGGCAGCAGCTCCTCCCTGAGTTACAGCTACAACGACGAGTATGACGGCAACTGGACCGGTCCCCCCATGTCCGACGGCATCGAGTTCGACCTGACGGTGGGCCCCATCTCCAGCGCCTACGCCCTGCCCAACGCGACCAACGGGAACCTGGTGAAGCGGCAGGTGATCCTGGCCTGGCGCAGCGGGGACAACGACAACTGCCTGGCCCTCCGGGGCATCACCTGGACGGGGAGCGACTTCGTGGACGGGAACGTGAAGAACTCCTTCAAGCTCGACGACATGAGCGGGGTGAAGGGGCTCTACCTGGCTCTGGGGGACTGGAACGACCAGAGCTTCGCCCTGGGCGACCCGGTGCACTACACCGCCTACGGGTCCATCAGCCCCATCGTGGTGCTCCAGGAGCCGCCGAAGCACTTCGACCTGGTGGACGGGGTGAGCATCGACGCCTTCCGCTCCCTGAGCGGGTTCCAGTCCCAGTTCCAGCTGAACAACACCAGCTCCGCCACCACCGCCACCACCAACGTCACCGACTGGTCCGTGGGCGCTCAGACCCAGGGGTCCCTGACCTGGGGGCATCTGTTCAAGTGGAACCTCACCTCCACCTTGAGCGCCGCCATGAACGGGAAGAAGACCGACCTGGACAAGCAGGTGGCCCAGCAGAGCACCACCAGCGTGGCCGCCGCGGAGAACGACGACCAGGTCTACTTCACCGTCCAGGACCTGGACGTGTGGCGCTACCCCATCCTCAACGAAACCGCCACGGACGCAAGCGGCAACGTCGGCCCGGCCTGGTACCAGATCGTGGTCCCCATTCCGGGAGACGCGCCGGTGAACGCCTCGGTGTGCGGCACCAACCTGGAGTGGTACCAGCCGGTCCACGAGAACGGCAACCTGCTCTCCTACCCCAACAGCATCGCCCGGATCTCCGACCACCCCTCGGGGAACACGGGGGACCTGACCAGCGCCGCCGCCTTCGACACGGGGTACAACGAGGTGAGCCAGAACTGGACCTGGACCAACAGCCAGTTCACCGAAAGCGGGAACACCCTGGGGGGCAACCTGGGGGCTTCCCTCACCTTCGGCGTGGCGAGCCGCCCCAAGAAGAAGGGTGACCCCAACGGATGGAACGCCTCCATCGGGGTCACCGGGGATGGGGCCTACTCCCACGCCGTGACCACCAAATCGGACTTCTCCAACTCCACGGGGCTGAAGGTGCAGAAGCCCAACACCAACGACGCGGTCCTGGCGGGGCCCATCCCCTGGAACCACCTGGTCTACGGGGTCACCGCCCAGGTCTTCCAGGCCCAGAAGGGCTACCTGACCATGGGCTTCGCGCCGAACCTCACGGGCAACGGGGCGGGGGACTTCTGGACCGGTCGGGACCAGACCTACGATATGCCCTACTACGAGAAGCCCGACCCGGCGCTGAACCTGCCCCGGAAGTACGTCTCCACCCCCTACCGGGACTCCAACGGCTTCGACCGGCACAAGTGGCTCCTGAGCGACGCCTCCGCCTCCCACGACATCCGGGGGATCTACTTCACCACCACCGCCGGGACTCCGGGGTCCGTGCTGCCCGATTCCAGCACCAGCAACCTGGGGGTGGACCTCCCCAAGGGGCAGTCCCTCTACGTGAACTGCCGGATTTACAACTACAGCTTCCTGCCCGTCTCGAACGTGAAGGTGCGGTTCTACTACGCTCCCTACAACCCCCAGCCGGGTCAGACCGGCGAGGGCAGCCCGGTGGAGATCGGGACGGTGACGGTGCCCCAGATCCCCGGGTGGACCGCCGCGGGGGACCCCAACTGGGCCTGGGCCCAGGTGCTCTGGAACACCGCCTCCCTGTCCTCCGTCTCCCCCACGGACACCTACATGGTGCGGGTGCGCATCGACCCGGAGGGTGAGATCGCCGAGATCCACGACGACGGAGACCCGGCGGAGAACAACACGGGGCGCTACGAGGTGGCCCTGGTGGATCCTGCGGACCTGGACCTCTCCTCCTCCGCGGTTTCGGGAACCCAGAAGGGTGTGGGGGCCATCCAGATTCCTTCCTGCGACATCGTGGTGCCCCAGGATTCCCTGTCCGTCTCCAAGACCGAGGCCGCGGCGGGGGACCAGGTGCTGGTGAACGCCTCGGTGCTCCTTTCCGGCACCGACCGGAAGCGGCCCCTGGTGCGGGTGGGCTTCTACGACGGCGACCCGGATCGGGGCGGCAAGCTCTTCGACCTGCGCCGCATCCCCCTGCTGACCCCGAACGTGCCCTACGGGGTGCAGGCGGTCTTCCATCCCACCACGTCGGGGACCCACGTCCTCTACGCCAAAGTCCTGTCGGAGGTGGGGAACCGCAAGAGCGGCCAGACCGCTTCCGTCTCCGTCCAGGTTTCCGGGGGCGGCGGCGGAGGAAGCGGGAGCGGCGGGGGCGGCGGTTGCGACGCTGCGGGTCTCGGCTGGTGGGGGCTTCTGCTGCTGCTCCCCCTGGTGGCCCGGCGCAGGCAGTAG